Proteins from a genomic interval of Microbacterium imperiale:
- a CDS encoding tyrosine-type recombinase/integrase, which produces MASIKQRPDGVWRARYRDADGKEHARHFKLKREAQTWLDEVTTSVVTGMYVDPGRGKILLGAYFDEWAARKDWTSSTHRQMRLVVDDCGMRERRLDSIKRADVEKYMRAMVDRQLAPRTIKTRLMHLGAILNGAVSDKRIAANPAAGVKGPALSRNRSTVAGAPQAHGPVFPEGRDVRALLSAADGTPFAIAVAIAAFAGLRLGEICGLTLADIDSDGGVIRVRRQVQRNASLSKAIEIRPPKYGSARDVLIPPELVARIGVHVAQHGTHGEADWLLPGRILPDGLVDIAYPIPAGGLGPMWPRAFEAEWTRTRAAAGVDTKFHNLRHYAAGGMINAGCDVVTVQRQLGHKDPSLTLDIYAAQFRGPDSRARTALSKLISETLADSSRTGSPSRQ; this is translated from the coding sequence GTGGCGTCGATCAAGCAACGTCCTGACGGGGTCTGGCGGGCCCGATACCGGGACGCCGACGGCAAGGAGCACGCGCGCCACTTCAAGCTGAAACGCGAGGCGCAGACGTGGCTCGACGAGGTCACCACATCCGTCGTGACCGGCATGTACGTCGACCCTGGCCGCGGGAAGATCCTCCTCGGCGCCTACTTCGACGAGTGGGCAGCTCGGAAAGACTGGACATCGTCGACGCACCGCCAGATGAGACTCGTCGTCGACGACTGCGGCATGCGCGAACGTCGCCTCGACTCGATCAAGCGCGCCGACGTCGAGAAGTACATGCGAGCGATGGTCGACCGGCAGCTCGCGCCTCGCACGATCAAGACCCGCCTCATGCACCTGGGGGCGATCCTCAACGGCGCTGTGAGCGACAAGCGTATCGCAGCGAACCCCGCCGCGGGCGTAAAGGGCCCCGCCCTCTCGAGGAACCGCTCTACAGTCGCAGGCGCCCCACAGGCTCACGGACCGGTGTTCCCCGAGGGACGTGACGTCCGAGCGCTCCTAAGCGCGGCAGACGGCACGCCGTTCGCGATCGCGGTGGCCATCGCCGCATTCGCTGGGCTCCGTCTCGGGGAGATCTGCGGGCTCACCCTCGCCGACATTGACAGCGATGGGGGAGTGATCCGAGTGCGTCGGCAGGTGCAACGCAACGCCTCACTGTCGAAGGCAATCGAGATCCGTCCGCCGAAGTACGGGTCAGCTCGAGACGTCCTCATCCCGCCCGAGCTCGTGGCCCGCATCGGCGTGCACGTCGCGCAGCATGGCACGCACGGCGAGGCGGACTGGCTGCTTCCCGGCCGCATCCTCCCCGACGGTCTCGTCGACATCGCCTACCCGATCCCTGCTGGCGGGCTCGGTCCGATGTGGCCCCGCGCATTCGAGGCGGAGTGGACACGCACCCGAGCTGCTGCAGGCGTCGACACGAAGTTCCACAACCTGCGCCACTACGCAGCTGGCGGGATGATCAACGCCGGGTGCGACGTCGTCACGGTGCAGCGACAGCTCGGGCACAAGGACCCCAGCCTCACGCTGGACATCTACGCGGCGCAGTTTCGTGGCCCCGACTCGAGGGCTCGCACGGCCCTCTCGAAGCTGATCAGCGAGACTCTCGCGGACTCCTCGCGGACCGGCAGCCCCTCACGCCAGTAG
- a CDS encoding helix-turn-helix domain-containing protein — MDELEPPALGYQVAKYRRMLKISGEELAARAGLGLTRSVIANLENGRKRDVTVQQLIALALVLGVSPADLVFDLRRPYDLVPLGDTSAPESYASTTTGQVLARSWFGGSRLASEMSYRTTVQGPDDADDLSPLHVSDDAYKLTLIQKLLDQRASAAYALAAHEQHLLDVDRAASRGEVIRGGFLPNDLDTLRIRVRDFRAELYEVDRQLRSYGVAIDEPILYPGVPF, encoded by the coding sequence GTGGATGAACTAGAACCCCCCGCGCTCGGCTACCAGGTCGCGAAGTATCGCCGCATGCTCAAGATCAGCGGCGAGGAACTCGCAGCTCGCGCCGGGCTCGGCCTGACCCGGTCGGTCATCGCCAACCTCGAGAACGGGCGCAAGAGGGACGTGACCGTGCAGCAGCTCATCGCGCTTGCTCTCGTCCTCGGCGTGAGCCCGGCAGACCTCGTCTTCGATCTGAGGCGTCCGTACGACCTGGTCCCCCTAGGTGACACGAGCGCACCCGAGAGCTATGCGAGCACGACGACGGGGCAGGTCCTCGCTCGATCGTGGTTCGGTGGCTCGCGACTCGCCAGCGAGATGAGCTACCGAACCACGGTGCAGGGCCCGGACGATGCCGACGACCTGAGTCCGCTGCACGTCTCAGACGACGCATACAAACTCACGCTGATCCAGAAGCTGCTCGATCAGCGAGCGTCCGCGGCGTATGCTCTCGCCGCCCACGAGCAGCACCTGCTCGACGTTGATCGCGCGGCATCGCGCGGCGAGGTCATCCGTGGGGGCTTCTTGCCCAACGACCTCGATACCCTGCGCATCAGAGTTCGCGATTTCCGAGCCGAACTCTACGAAGTGGATCGGCAGCTCCGTTCGTACGGCGTCGCGATCGACGAGCCGATCCTCTACCCAGGCGTGCCGTTCTGA
- a CDS encoding phage tail tape measure protein: MTYRAGEVEVLLTVNDKDLSRADKNVEATGKKIEKNPLKVKADTADALERLDRVTDEAKKLVSKDVALQVNARIEGAEKNLDRTQKRLEYLRSVETELDVSADIRRAERSLSRIESQVDALKRARATMEVDVADEGARQKLRAVADYAGEAGSAGGEDAGENLASGIVGALASIPIAGAVVGIGYAAGQALREAFENGLQVEAGYDRLAALTGLSDMNALRVGRGAAEAYAAGFGESIESNMDLTRLAIQFDLIDAEATTQQSQKVVEGLAGIADVLGEDVQPVARAVTQLLRSGLARSAQEAFDILATGQREGVNLSEDLLDTLSEYASTFESIGLTGGQTLGLLNQGLQAGAPNTDFFADALRELGIRIREGDDATAGFLGQLGLLPDEMQRAFVEGGPAARDALDAIFDRLRDTDPVDRNRIAVGLLGTQFEDLQLDLSRIDLSNAEEQLDGVAGSAQRMFDTLADNDASKIEQARRSIEVAAQGIQGALASAFAEPLGDAADWIASNRGPVLQFFRDLVNGALDFGIAANTAVGDFVSGPLEQMVEGLKNARRIIAPFADTTELDELQDSMRAFGDSTDAGNEKLEEMRDRFNEFIDPQIILGELSDRSRDFASALDSITAAQDGSAEAATALGDQTRAAVDALYAQQTAATSAGQGQSELSELWRNGAGALSEQLRAMGLTELQTWQLIAAYAGIPESEITEILSNAPDEQSKVQALVDRVNTIPDGETTIYADTSPAEEAIRALRSSISAGATLGVAVATSGGIPRANGGPIIGPGGPRDDLVPVMASNGEHMLTAAEVRAAGGHGAIYRLRRMLADGALHLAGGGPVEKVPSATWQTAPPVEPGDVATYRVVAGQRIRVDGDRAEPARVDGDRAVIEIHHHGDNYSYDPSDIAREQREHLARALDAHGLG, translated from the coding sequence ATGACCTACCGCGCCGGTGAAGTCGAAGTCCTCCTGACCGTCAACGACAAGGATCTCTCCCGGGCCGACAAGAACGTCGAGGCCACCGGGAAGAAGATCGAGAAGAACCCCCTCAAGGTGAAGGCGGATACCGCGGACGCCCTCGAAAGACTTGATCGAGTCACGGACGAAGCGAAGAAGCTCGTCTCGAAGGACGTCGCCCTGCAGGTGAATGCCCGCATCGAGGGAGCGGAGAAAAACCTCGACCGGACGCAGAAACGCCTCGAGTACCTCCGTTCGGTGGAGACGGAACTCGACGTGTCCGCCGACATCCGTCGGGCGGAACGCAGCCTCTCCCGGATCGAGAGTCAGGTCGACGCGCTCAAGCGGGCGCGGGCGACGATGGAAGTCGACGTCGCCGACGAGGGGGCTCGGCAGAAGCTCCGGGCCGTCGCGGACTATGCCGGCGAAGCGGGCAGCGCCGGCGGAGAAGACGCAGGAGAAAACCTCGCGAGCGGCATCGTCGGGGCGCTCGCATCGATCCCCATCGCAGGCGCCGTCGTCGGGATCGGATACGCGGCCGGCCAGGCGCTCCGGGAAGCGTTCGAGAACGGCCTGCAGGTCGAAGCCGGGTACGACCGCCTCGCGGCTCTCACCGGCCTCAGCGACATGAACGCCCTGCGCGTCGGCCGCGGCGCCGCCGAAGCCTACGCGGCGGGGTTCGGCGAGTCGATCGAGTCGAACATGGATCTCACCCGACTCGCCATTCAGTTCGACCTCATCGACGCGGAAGCGACAACTCAGCAGTCGCAGAAGGTCGTTGAGGGGCTCGCCGGTATCGCTGACGTTCTCGGGGAAGACGTCCAGCCCGTCGCGCGGGCGGTGACGCAACTTCTCCGCAGCGGCCTTGCGCGGTCAGCGCAGGAAGCTTTCGACATCCTCGCGACCGGTCAGCGGGAAGGTGTGAATCTCAGCGAGGACCTTCTCGACACGCTGTCGGAGTACGCGTCGACCTTCGAGTCGATCGGTCTCACCGGTGGGCAGACGCTCGGGCTGCTCAACCAGGGCCTGCAGGCCGGCGCGCCGAATACCGACTTCTTCGCTGATGCGCTCCGCGAGCTCGGCATCCGGATTCGCGAAGGCGACGACGCGACGGCCGGATTCCTCGGCCAGCTGGGACTTCTCCCCGATGAGATGCAGAGAGCGTTCGTCGAAGGCGGGCCAGCGGCGCGAGACGCGTTGGACGCGATCTTCGATCGCCTGCGCGATACCGACCCGGTCGACCGGAACCGGATCGCTGTCGGCCTGCTCGGCACCCAGTTCGAGGACCTGCAGCTCGACCTCTCGAGGATCGACCTCAGCAACGCCGAGGAACAGCTCGACGGGGTCGCCGGCTCCGCACAGCGCATGTTCGACACGCTCGCCGACAACGACGCCAGCAAGATCGAGCAGGCACGGCGAAGCATCGAGGTCGCCGCGCAGGGCATCCAAGGGGCCCTCGCGTCCGCGTTCGCTGAACCCCTGGGAGACGCAGCCGACTGGATCGCTTCCAACCGGGGCCCGGTCCTGCAGTTCTTCCGGGACCTCGTCAACGGCGCCCTCGACTTCGGCATCGCAGCGAACACCGCCGTCGGCGACTTCGTCTCGGGACCGCTCGAGCAGATGGTCGAGGGACTCAAGAACGCCCGGCGGATCATCGCTCCCTTCGCAGACACGACCGAGCTCGACGAGTTGCAGGACTCGATGCGGGCGTTCGGCGACAGCACGGATGCCGGGAACGAGAAGCTCGAGGAGATGCGGGACCGGTTCAACGAGTTCATCGATCCTCAGATCATCCTCGGGGAGCTGAGTGACCGAAGCCGGGACTTCGCCTCGGCGCTCGACTCCATCACCGCGGCGCAGGACGGCAGTGCTGAGGCGGCGACGGCTCTCGGAGATCAGACTCGTGCGGCGGTTGATGCTCTGTACGCGCAGCAGACCGCGGCGACGAGCGCCGGCCAGGGACAGAGCGAGCTATCGGAACTGTGGCGGAACGGCGCCGGAGCGCTCAGCGAGCAACTGCGGGCGATGGGACTGACCGAACTGCAGACGTGGCAGCTCATCGCTGCGTATGCCGGCATCCCGGAGTCGGAGATCACCGAGATTCTCTCGAACGCGCCCGACGAGCAGTCGAAGGTGCAGGCACTTGTCGATCGAGTGAACACGATCCCTGACGGTGAGACGACCATCTACGCCGACACCTCACCCGCCGAAGAGGCCATCCGCGCCCTTCGCTCGAGCATCTCTGCCGGCGCCACTCTCGGCGTAGCGGTGGCGACGTCGGGCGGTATCCCGCGCGCGAACGGCGGTCCGATCATCGGTCCCGGCGGTCCTCGCGACGACCTCGTGCCCGTCATGGCCTCGAACGGTGAGCACATGCTCACCGCCGCGGAGGTCAGAGCCGCGGGCGGGCACGGCGCGATCTACCGTCTTCGTCGAATGCTCGCGGACGGTGCGCTGCATCTAGCTGGAGGCGGCCCGGTGGAGAAGGTGCCCTCCGCGACCTGGCAGACGGCGCCTCCGGTCGAGCCGGGTGACGTTGCAACCTATCGCGTGGTCGCCGGTCAGCGCATCCGCGTCGACGGCGACCGCGCGGAACCGGCCCGCGTCGACGGCGACCGCGCGGTGATCGAGATTCATCACCACGGCGACAACTACTCCTACGACCCGAGCGATATCGCTCGAGAGCAGCGTGAGCATCTCGCCCGCGCACTCGACGCCCACGGCCTCGGCTGA
- a CDS encoding SIMPL domain-containing protein — MADILISVRGEAEQRTAPELALVSASVSTEGAEREEVVARASASAATVRDRLGELHERGSVTAWSSGTTSVWSDRPWEGDARASEMRHHATIDFTATFGDVAALGEWVSALADDANLRISNVDWRLSSATRTRIERELATTAVGVAVSRASAYAAALGLGTVEPAEIADVGLLSGADAAPPAPAFARAALLSADGGSGGIDLRPTEIVVSAAVEGRFTAR, encoded by the coding sequence ATGGCCGACATCCTCATCTCCGTCCGCGGTGAAGCCGAGCAGCGCACGGCTCCCGAGCTCGCATTGGTCTCTGCCAGCGTGTCGACCGAGGGCGCCGAGCGCGAGGAGGTCGTCGCCCGCGCGAGCGCTTCGGCCGCGACCGTACGCGACCGGCTCGGCGAGCTGCACGAGCGCGGCTCCGTGACGGCGTGGTCGAGCGGCACGACGTCGGTCTGGTCCGACCGCCCGTGGGAGGGCGACGCCCGGGCGTCGGAGATGCGCCACCACGCGACCATCGACTTCACGGCGACGTTCGGCGACGTGGCCGCGCTCGGGGAATGGGTCAGCGCCCTCGCCGACGACGCGAACCTCCGCATCTCGAATGTCGACTGGCGGCTCTCTTCCGCCACCCGCACGCGCATCGAACGAGAGCTCGCCACGACCGCCGTCGGCGTCGCCGTCTCGCGCGCCTCGGCCTACGCCGCCGCCCTTGGCCTCGGCACCGTCGAGCCCGCCGAGATCGCCGACGTCGGACTGTTGAGCGGTGCGGATGCCGCGCCCCCGGCGCCCGCGTTCGCTCGAGCGGCTCTGCTGTCGGCCGACGGCGGAAGCGGAGGAATCGACCTGCGCCCCACCGAGATCGTCGTCTCGGCAGCCGTCGAAGGGCGCTTCACCGCTCGGTGA
- a CDS encoding helix-turn-helix transcriptional regulator, which yields MEDKILFVNEAAARLRRSPEQLRYMMTQGTAPKHAKIAGRICFRESDIQAFIDAAFAEAV from the coding sequence GTGGAAGACAAGATCCTGTTCGTGAACGAGGCAGCAGCTCGGCTGCGCCGCTCCCCCGAGCAGCTGCGCTACATGATGACCCAGGGCACCGCGCCGAAGCACGCGAAGATCGCGGGACGCATCTGCTTTCGCGAGTCCGATATCCAGGCGTTCATCGACGCCGCGTTCGCTGAGGCCGTCTGA
- a CDS encoding helix-turn-helix domain-containing protein has translation MTDELEALIRADAQRYLDEGSVRDFEMGMRKSRAIHAAAAIYLEAKIRMETEKAIAKAQAEFEAELDAEFDYEHTGELVEDASAERLEYMTELEVAEYLKVPVATLRDWRRKDAVKVLPFHKIGRLIRYERGEVDAAMRAGRVEGGNNLPAGASVSIEPH, from the coding sequence ATGACTGACGAGCTAGAGGCGCTCATTCGGGCTGACGCGCAGAGGTATCTCGATGAGGGTTCGGTGCGCGACTTCGAGATGGGAATGCGGAAATCGCGCGCGATCCACGCGGCGGCCGCGATCTACCTCGAGGCGAAGATCCGCATGGAGACGGAGAAGGCGATCGCGAAGGCTCAGGCTGAATTCGAAGCCGAGCTGGACGCCGAGTTCGACTACGAGCACACGGGAGAGCTGGTGGAAGATGCGTCCGCTGAACGTCTCGAGTACATGACCGAGCTTGAGGTCGCGGAGTATCTGAAGGTGCCCGTCGCGACGCTGCGGGACTGGCGCCGCAAGGATGCGGTCAAGGTGCTCCCGTTCCACAAGATCGGGCGACTCATTCGCTACGAGCGCGGCGAGGTCGATGCTGCTATGCGTGCTGGGCGGGTAGAAGGTGGAAACAACTTGCCAGCTGGGGCTTCTGTGTCCATCGAGCCCCACTGA
- a CDS encoding capsid cement protein: MAKSYLPLFRPGQTVTFGVTAAVTAGTPVEVGSIDMSVAPAAERSAKVVGVAGHDAAIGDKVTVEVGKPIHELTASGAVTRGQRLEAAGGGKVRTLAAGAAVYLALTSAVEGSHVKAMVL, from the coding sequence ATGGCGAAGTCGTATCTGCCCCTGTTCCGTCCCGGCCAGACCGTCACCTTCGGAGTGACGGCTGCTGTCACCGCAGGCACCCCGGTCGAGGTCGGGAGCATCGACATGTCGGTTGCTCCTGCAGCGGAGCGCTCGGCGAAGGTCGTCGGCGTCGCCGGCCACGACGCTGCCATCGGCGACAAGGTCACGGTCGAGGTCGGCAAGCCGATCCACGAGCTGACCGCCTCGGGTGCCGTCACCCGTGGCCAGCGTCTCGAGGCGGCAGGGGGCGGCAAGGTCCGCACCCTCGCAGCCGGGGCCGCGGTCTACCTCGCCCTCACGTCCGCCGTAGAGGGATCTCACGTGAAGGCGATGGTCCTCTGA
- a CDS encoding acetyl-CoA C-acetyltransferase, translating into MTTPDIVIVAAARTPQGRLQGALSSVSAPELGGTAIAAALERSGVPAATVDAVIMGQVLPAGNGQNPARQAALAGGIGWDVPASSVNKVCLSGLTAIIDGVRMIALGDAEVVVAGGMESMSRAPHLLPGSRSGWGYGSVEVLDHAAFDGLTDAYDRESMGASTERLNPRFSVSREDQDAAAARSHQRAAAAAGAGRFDAEIAPVSVPQRRGEPVLVDTDEGVRPDTTVETLARLRPAFSADGSITAGNASQISDGAAAVVLTTRERAEREGWAVLAAVGANGQVAGPDNSLHEQPAAAIERALAKQGIAASDLDLIEINEAFGAVVAASVRRLGVSAEIVNVDGGGIALGHPIGASGARLVVHLAHELARRGGGTAAAGLCGGGGQGEALILTR; encoded by the coding sequence ATGACCACGCCCGACATCGTCATCGTCGCCGCCGCCCGCACGCCGCAGGGCCGCCTGCAGGGCGCTCTGTCGAGCGTCTCGGCGCCCGAGCTCGGCGGCACGGCGATCGCCGCGGCCCTCGAGCGCTCGGGCGTTCCCGCGGCAACCGTCGACGCCGTGATCATGGGTCAGGTGCTTCCCGCCGGCAACGGCCAGAACCCGGCGCGCCAGGCCGCGCTTGCGGGCGGAATCGGATGGGACGTCCCCGCGTCGAGCGTCAACAAGGTCTGCCTGTCCGGTCTGACGGCGATCATCGACGGCGTTCGGATGATCGCGCTCGGCGACGCCGAAGTCGTCGTCGCGGGTGGCATGGAGTCCATGAGCCGCGCACCGCACCTGCTGCCGGGTTCACGCTCGGGCTGGGGCTACGGCTCGGTCGAGGTGCTCGATCACGCCGCGTTCGACGGCCTCACCGACGCCTACGACCGCGAAAGCATGGGAGCGTCCACCGAGCGGCTCAACCCCCGCTTCTCGGTGTCGCGCGAGGACCAGGACGCGGCAGCCGCGCGGTCGCACCAGCGCGCCGCGGCCGCCGCCGGGGCGGGACGTTTCGACGCCGAGATCGCTCCGGTCTCGGTGCCGCAGCGGCGCGGTGAGCCGGTGCTCGTCGACACCGACGAGGGCGTGCGCCCCGACACGACCGTCGAGACGCTCGCCCGCCTGCGCCCGGCCTTCTCGGCGGACGGATCGATCACCGCGGGCAACGCGTCGCAGATCTCCGACGGAGCCGCTGCCGTCGTGCTCACCACCCGCGAGCGGGCCGAGCGCGAAGGGTGGGCGGTGCTCGCCGCGGTCGGCGCCAACGGACAGGTCGCCGGGCCCGACAACTCGCTGCACGAGCAGCCCGCCGCGGCGATCGAGCGAGCCCTGGCGAAGCAGGGGATCGCGGCATCCGATCTCGACCTGATCGAGATCAACGAGGCGTTCGGCGCGGTCGTGGCCGCGTCGGTGCGCCGGCTCGGTGTCTCGGCCGAGATCGTCAACGTCGACGGTGGCGGGATCGCCCTCGGGCACCCCATCGGGGCATCCGGAGCGCGTCTGGTGGTCCACCTCGCCCACGAGCTGGCGCGTCGCGGCGGCGGAACCGCCGCGGCCGGCCTCTGCGGCGGCGGCGGTCAGGGCGAAGCGCTCATCCTCACCCGCTGA
- a CDS encoding nuclear transport factor 2 family protein: protein MIDTITDVADRIRDAEIALLTSSVRQDARRLRELLHPDFTEIGRSGRMWTRADLLVDLVEEPTRATPDTDEWTFQPLGADAVLVTFRVIAGSRISRHSSIWDTTGDEPTLRFHQGTDLSDGTRP, encoded by the coding sequence ATGATCGACACCATCACCGACGTGGCCGATCGCATCCGGGACGCCGAAATCGCGCTGCTTACGTCCTCCGTACGCCAGGACGCTCGACGGCTGCGTGAGCTGCTGCATCCCGATTTCACCGAGATCGGGAGATCGGGACGCATGTGGACTCGTGCCGACCTGCTCGTCGACCTCGTCGAGGAGCCGACGCGAGCGACTCCCGATACCGACGAGTGGACGTTCCAGCCGCTCGGCGCGGACGCCGTTCTGGTGACGTTCCGCGTGATCGCCGGCAGCCGCATCAGCCGTCACTCGTCCATCTGGGACACCACCGGCGATGAGCCGACCCTGCGCTTCCATCAGGGCACGGATCTGTCCGACGGCACTCGGCCATAG
- a CDS encoding HNH endonuclease signature motif containing protein — translation MSSSAGFGSDADAAALAALVTDAEGAVDVVRAGQIREVRVLAAAGRLAQQQAAGASERVKSHEMALRGIAAELAGVFAATDRTLQRRIDEAQDLVENYPATMNAWEAGRISRGHVRAIQDAGCVVPAEARGEFERAAIERCEGETPNRVRDALMHLAERLHPRSFTERHEAAAAGRCVRVQPGPDGMSDLIATLPTVIAEGVVDRLTRQAREIINARPQAEAAEVTDTDAATLTSPDAAAYGIADADGSRIGDTAEQHGSSFAADNRTIDQVRADVFADLLLAGTPSLDPTDTGDGEGTLGAIRAKVQVVVPALALTGEDDRPADLVGRSPIDAATARELAGENTAWDRLLTHPVTGTVLECDAYQPTAAMRRLLRARDRHCRFPGCRQPAIRCEIDHTHAASDGGPTHVGNLAHLCKRHHDVKHHTRWRVRQLTGGLLVWTSPTGRVYREDAPRPLVAFTIEAGPPPPPGASAQCARTPEAPPPF, via the coding sequence ATGTCTTCGAGTGCGGGGTTTGGCAGCGACGCGGATGCCGCCGCGCTGGCCGCGCTCGTCACGGATGCGGAGGGCGCGGTCGATGTGGTCCGCGCGGGTCAGATCCGCGAGGTGAGGGTGCTGGCTGCGGCGGGCCGACTCGCGCAGCAGCAAGCCGCGGGGGCGTCGGAGCGGGTGAAGAGCCATGAGATGGCGTTACGCGGGATCGCGGCGGAGCTTGCCGGGGTGTTCGCGGCGACCGATCGCACGCTGCAACGCCGGATCGACGAGGCGCAGGACCTGGTCGAGAACTATCCGGCGACGATGAACGCGTGGGAAGCGGGACGCATCAGCCGGGGGCATGTCCGGGCGATCCAGGACGCCGGGTGCGTCGTGCCCGCCGAAGCGAGGGGCGAGTTCGAGCGGGCGGCGATCGAGCGGTGCGAGGGCGAGACGCCCAACCGGGTGCGGGACGCGCTGATGCACTTGGCGGAGAGACTGCATCCGCGGTCGTTCACCGAGCGGCATGAGGCGGCTGCGGCGGGCCGGTGCGTGCGGGTGCAGCCCGGACCCGACGGAATGTCCGACCTGATCGCGACGCTGCCGACCGTGATCGCCGAAGGGGTGGTCGACCGGCTCACACGGCAGGCCCGGGAGATCATCAACGCCCGACCTCAAGCGGAGGCGGCGGAGGTGACCGACACGGATGCCGCGACGCTCACGAGCCCGGATGCCGCGGCGTACGGCATCGCCGATGCCGACGGCTCGAGGATCGGCGACACCGCTGAACAGCACGGATCGTCGTTCGCCGCCGACAACCGCACGATCGACCAAGTCCGGGCCGATGTGTTCGCCGACCTGCTGCTCGCCGGAACGCCGTCACTCGACCCGACCGATACGGGAGACGGCGAGGGCACGCTCGGCGCGATTCGGGCGAAGGTGCAGGTCGTCGTGCCCGCGCTCGCCCTCACCGGCGAGGACGACCGGCCGGCCGATCTCGTGGGCCGCTCCCCCATCGATGCAGCGACCGCGCGTGAATTGGCCGGTGAGAACACCGCCTGGGACCGACTCCTCACCCACCCCGTCACCGGGACCGTGCTGGAATGCGACGCCTACCAACCCACCGCCGCGATGAGACGGCTGCTGCGGGCGCGAGACCGGCACTGCCGATTCCCCGGATGCCGCCAACCCGCCATTCGGTGCGAGATCGACCACACCCACGCGGCATCCGACGGCGGACCCACCCACGTCGGGAACCTCGCCCACCTCTGCAAACGACATCACGACGTGAAGCACCACACCCGGTGGCGCGTGAGACAGCTGACGGGAGGACTACTCGTGTGGACCTCGCCCACCGGAAGGGTCTACCGCGAAGACGCACCCCGACCGCTCGTCGCGTTCACGATCGAAGCGGGGCCGCCGCCTCCCCCGGGCGCGAGCGCGCAATGCGCGCGGACGCCCGAGGCACCCCCGCCATTCTGA
- a CDS encoding Trm112 family protein: protein MDALTCPRCLGPLDDELLEEPEEMRGPSYVDENDTLVCMDCRLDEAARMAAKARNIPLEEWPILDGPHDYILTFELDPDKR from the coding sequence GTGGATGCTCTCACCTGCCCGCGTTGCCTCGGGCCCCTCGACGACGAACTGCTCGAGGAGCCCGAGGAGATGCGGGGCCCATCGTACGTAGACGAGAACGACACACTCGTCTGCATGGACTGTCGACTCGATGAAGCGGCCAGGATGGCTGCGAAAGCTCGCAACATCCCGCTCGAAGAGTGGCCGATCCTCGATGGCCCACACGACTACATCCTGACCTTCGAGCTCGACCCCGACAAGCGCTGA
- a CDS encoding inositol monophosphatase family protein — translation MTPTTPDRADPIVDDLSADLTLALRLADAADAVSMARFDAADLDIKVKADASHVTEADLATERAIRELLAAERPGDGILGEEYGTSGGTRRQWIIDPIDGTANYLKGIPMWTTLIALAIDGVPRVGVASQPAIGRRWWAATGHGAWTNVPGETEPRRIFVSAVDDIAQSSISFQSLRQWDEVGRADQLLALSRRVWRDRGYGDAWPYMLLAEGRLEFVAEFGVKEYDIAAHVPIVTEAGGRFTDIDGNETLSTRSALATNGTLHATYLEMLGETRGLGADA, via the coding sequence GTGACCCCCACCACCCCGGATCGGGCCGACCCGATCGTCGATGACCTGAGCGCGGATCTGACGCTCGCCCTGCGCCTTGCCGACGCAGCGGACGCCGTCAGCATGGCCCGCTTCGACGCCGCCGACCTCGACATCAAGGTCAAGGCCGACGCGTCGCACGTCACTGAGGCCGACCTCGCGACCGAGCGAGCAATCCGCGAGCTGCTCGCGGCAGAACGCCCGGGTGACGGCATCCTCGGCGAGGAGTACGGCACCTCGGGTGGCACGCGGCGCCAGTGGATCATCGATCCCATCGACGGCACCGCCAACTACCTCAAGGGCATCCCGATGTGGACCACCCTCATCGCTCTGGCGATCGACGGTGTGCCGCGTGTCGGCGTCGCGAGCCAGCCAGCCATCGGGCGACGCTGGTGGGCCGCCACGGGTCACGGCGCCTGGACGAACGTCCCCGGCGAGACCGAGCCGCGACGGATCTTCGTCTCGGCGGTCGACGACATCGCGCAATCCAGCATCAGCTTCCAGAGCCTGCGCCAGTGGGACGAGGTGGGTCGTGCCGACCAGCTGCTCGCCCTCTCGCGCCGCGTGTGGCGCGACCGCGGCTACGGGGATGCCTGGCCCTACATGCTGCTCGCCGAGGGGCGCCTCGAGTTCGTCGCGGAGTTCGGCGTGAAGGAGTACGACATCGCCGCTCACGTGCCGATCGTGACCGAGGCGGGCGGCCGTTTCACCGACATCGACGGCAACGAGACCCTGTCGACGCGATCGGCCCTCGCGACCAACGGCACGCTGCACGCGACCTACCTCGAGATGCTCGGCGAGACCCGCGGCCTGGGAGCGGACGCGTGA